Proteins from one Triticum aestivum cultivar Chinese Spring chromosome 7A, IWGSC CS RefSeq v2.1, whole genome shotgun sequence genomic window:
- the LOC123147093 gene encoding zinc finger protein 1-like yields MEQVESSAQEELSLELTLGFAVCVTTAPPLPRFFSCVYCDQKFGTAQAHGGHQNAHKQERAVAKRLRETAAATAHSWKAGRAATTAQISGEPATGSVAHMRGRSSSERDHELDLALRL; encoded by the coding sequence ATGGAGCAAGTAGAGAGTAGCGCGCAGGAGGAGCTCAGCCTCGAGCTCACTCTGGGCTTTGCTGTGTGCGTGACGACGGCCCCGCCCCTCCCCCGCTTCTTCTCATGCGTCTACTGCGACCAAAAGTTCGGCACCGCGCAAGCGCACGGTGGCCACCAAAACGCGCATAAGCAAGAGCGCGCCGTCGCCAAGCGCCTCCGGGAGACCGCTGCTGCCACGGCGCACTCTTGGAAGGCAGGGAGGGCTGCCACCACTGCTCAGATCTCCGGGGAGCCTGCAACAGGCTCCGTGGCGCACATGCGTGGCAGGAGCTCGTCGGAGCGCGACCACGAGCTCGACTTGGCTCTCCGGCTGTAA